CCCTGGGGCAACACCTGGACTGTGAAACCAGGTTGCACAGAAGCCcagctctccttccttctccaagGCTGAGTGCGCAACCAGCGCcatccatccaggctgccaccttCTGAGGTGCCCTGGCCATGCCCCCAAGAGTCCCGCAGGCCGGCTGAGTCCAGGAGCTACCCCAGGCCTCACAACTACATGGTCATTCCTCCAGAAAACTGTACAAGAATCTCCTTCTTGGCCTGTGGCCCCTCTATTGCTTTGGCCCATGATATTTCCGGCTGTGTTCTCACCACCTCCCACACTGGCCCCCCCAGCCTGGTGTCTGATCCACAGCGCTGGACAGGGAGCCACTGGGGGTCAAATCAGAAGAGACTTCCTGAGGCTGTGGGAGCCAAGAGGAGGAGGTGCCATTTCTGGTTGGaggtcagggaagccttccccagGAAGGGCAGCGCAAGCAGAGGGATCAGGCGCAGAGACGGGGAAGAGCAGGGGGCTCAGCGCTGTCTGAGTGGTTGCGGTGGATGGGGCAGCCTGACACCTGAGGCCtgcagggcaggggctgagggcagCAGGGAGCATCAAGACCCAGACCCTGACACCCCTGCCTCAAGGCAGCGGGGGAAATGGCCACATCAGTGCTTGGCGTGAGCCCCTAGACAATGGTGTGGAGGGCAGACAGTGGTCTGGGGAGAGCCTGGAACCAGAGAAGGTGGAGTCCGGAGGCTGTGGCTACGCTTGAGAGGAGAGAAGACGGTGGTAGGAGCTGGGCCGGGCTGGTGGGAGGCCAGAGGGAGTGTCCTCAGGAGGAAGAAGGAGCAGGTGGGGCTCCCAGGCTTTCAGCTCAGGGCTCTTGCGGCGGCACCCAGCCAACAGCAGCCAACAGCCCAGTGCGGACAACCAGGGGCACTCATGGGAGTCTTGAGCTCAGAGATACAGACCAGTGATGTGTGTCCTTGATAACTGGTATCTTGAGAAGGGGTTTGGCCAGGAGTGTGTGAGGACTGGGAGGAGAAGCAGCCCGGATGCACCTGTGCCAGCCCTGCCTCTTCGGAGGAGGGTCCTTGGAGGAGACCGAGCAGGAGCCAcgggggaggcaggagggcacCCAGGAGAGGGGCATCAGGGGAGAACTGGTCAAGGGCCATTTCAGGAGGACAGAGGGGTCCCCAGAGTCTGTATAGTCGAAGACAAGGCTTGAGTGTGAATTTGGATCCAGTGAGGACTGGCCAGCCTGCAGTGGCCTGGAGTGTGAGAGACGGCAGTGGATTGGGGTCCCAGTGCAGATGACCCCTCCCATGCTTGGTTGAGGAGGGGTCAGGGGAACAGGCCATGTCTGGTGGGGACCTGTGAAGAACTATTTGACCCAGAAAACAGTGTGGATGAATCCAGGACAGGAGACAGATGCAGCCAAGCCCCTGACTGGCGGAGGGCTGGACCCAAGGACAGGAAGGTGGAGGTTGAAGTCTGCCTAGGGACAGGCTGGGCGGGTAAGACTCTAGTAGGGGTTGGTGCtgtcatccattcatccaacgtTAACTGAGTGCCGCTTGGGTTCCAGACAGTGCCTGGAGTTGGAGGTTGGTGCCGAATACACTCCTTTACCCTATTCctgcggaggccagagtgaggAGGCAGAGGGGACGTAAGACAGAGCCTGGTCCTCCCTCTCCTGAAGGACTCAACGCTCTTGAGCAACCCTGCCTTTGACACTCCCCATGGGCCCCAGGAGAGGCCAAGATGTTGTCAGGGAGATGGAGAAACCATTTCTTCACCTTCGCAGGAGGCTTCCCGCTCCCACTGCCCAGCAATCCCGTGAGGCAACAGCAGGGGCTGAGGCAAGTCCAGCTCACAGCCGGGGAGGAGATCAGGGATGGGGCAGGTCAGGGAGACGTGTGGTTGGGCCATTGCATCAGGCCCAGGAGGGACATAAAGGACGGTCCTGCATGCTGGGAGGAGACCGACTTGGGGACCATGGAGACTCAGAGGGCCAGCCTCGCCCTGGGGCGGTGGCCACTGTGGCTACTGCTGCTGGGACTAGTGGTGCCCTCGGCCAGCGCCCAGGCCCTCAGCTACAGGGAAGCTGTGCTCCGTGCTGTGGATCGCCTCAACGAGCGGTCCTCAGAAGCTAATCTCTACCGCCTCCTGGAGCTGGACCCACCTCCCAAGGCCGTGAGTcaggaggggcctggggagggggctgtctCCCGCCAGCCCTGGCCACACTGTCACCCCCTCTGCTCCGGCTGTACCTCCTGTCAGGAAGGCACTTCTCCCTCTAGGTGGGctcccacctcttccaggaaaccTTCCCAGAGCTGGGTCCCCTCCCAGCACGAGGCCTCCTGCCTTAGCATCTCTACTGTGGGAACAGGCGCCCTGTACACCCTGTTCGGGCTTAAGGGCCTTCTGTGAGCTCCAGGGATAGAGGGTGGTCACTGGCTCTGAGATGTCACTACCCTGTTTTGAGTCCCCTCTGCACTTCTTTGTTCCCTACTTGGGAGGGCTCTGCTCAGCCTGGAGGTTCCAGTGACAAGATCTCTCCCTGCAGGCAGCCCCTGACTTCCCTCAGCCCCTCAGAGGTGCAGGTGTTCTCATCAGAGCTGGTGTGAGATCCACTCCTGCTCTCTGTGTGCCCACGAGGCCAGGAGTGggctctgcccccttcccctgtGCACCCAGCACCAagcccagggccaggcacacagGAGGGGCTGGAGAGGCTGCCGTCTAGGTGGGGGGCAGTGAGATAGATCAGAGAAGGAAGCATGAGTCTGAGCTCAGTCTGCTTACTATGATCCTTGACCAGGATGGTGACCCGGACACCCCGAAGCCTGTAAGCTTCACAGTGAAGGAGACCGTGTGCCCCAGCACGACCCAGCAGCCCCCGGAGCAGTGTGACTTCAAGGAGAATGGGGtgaggctggggcctgggggcaCTGGCGGATGCTTCCCAGGGATGTGAACAGGGGGCTTCTGGGAAGATTTCCAGCCCCTGTGTTGAGTTTGGGAGGTGATGACTCAAGGGTTCCAGTTTGACCTCGAGCCTCCCTTTCCAGCTGGTGAAACAGTGTGTGGGGACAGTCACCCTGGACCAGTCCAAGGACCAATTTGACATAAACTGTAATGAGGTGAGTGGCCCCTTCTGTGTTGTGGAGCTGATAATGGGATGGGTTGTGGAACATCCTTTGGACCAAATACCCGCTGCCCCTTCGAGGGCAGAGAAAGGCCCTCCTACCCTGGTCCCTCCCTCACCCGAGCCCCAGGTCTCCAGGACGGGCTCTGCCATcccttagagcagtggttctctaaGTGGGGTCCCCACCCGGGAACCTGACAGAAaggcagattcccaggccccactcagacctcctgaatcagactctgggctggggcccagccATTT
This genomic interval from Balaenoptera ricei isolate mBalRic1 chromosome 11, mBalRic1.hap2, whole genome shotgun sequence contains the following:
- the LOC132375324 gene encoding LOW QUALITY PROTEIN: antibacterial protein PR-39-like (The sequence of the model RefSeq protein was modified relative to this genomic sequence to represent the inferred CDS: inserted 1 base in 1 codon) codes for the protein MHLCQPCLFGGGSLEETEQEPRGRQEGTQERGIRGELVKGHFRRTEGSPESDSTLLSNPAFDTPHGPQERPRCCQGDGETISSPSXGGFPLPLPSNPVRQQQGLRQVQLTAGEEIRDGAGQGDVWLGHCIRPRRDIKDGPACWEETDLGTMETQRASLALGRWPLWLLLLGLVVPSASAQALSYREAVLRAVDRLNERSSEANLYRLLELDPPPKADGDPDTPKPVSFTVKETVCPSTTQQPPEQCDFKENGLVKQCVGTVTLDQSKDQFDINCNELQSVRRIRFRPPRLPRPRPRPRPHPPRFPFPRIPGKR